Proteins encoded together in one Telopea speciosissima isolate NSW1024214 ecotype Mountain lineage chromosome 6, Tspe_v1, whole genome shotgun sequence window:
- the LOC122663660 gene encoding uncharacterized protein LOC122663660, giving the protein MASRTLLRLLGLALALVLLISSEVAARDLVETSTRMTTMNKATKMDGVNDVKLPRIPVIEGAPPIPRIPVIEGAPPILRVPSSIPLFGCPKGCCAQVDLGCLDCC; this is encoded by the exons ATGGCTTCAAGGACTCTCCTTCGTCTCTTGGGTCTGGCATTGGCTCTTGTTCTACTCATCTCTTCAGAAGTGGCAGCTCGGGACTTAGTCGAGACTTCCACTAGGATGACAACAA TGAATAAGGCTACAAAGATGGATGGGGTTAATGATGTCAAGCTCCCCAGAATCCCAGTTATAGAAGGAGCTCCACCAATCCCCAGAATCCCAGTTATAGAAGGAGCTCCACCAATCCTCAGAGTGCCAAGTAGTATTCCACTATTTGGCTGTCCAAAGGGTTGCTGTGCTCAAGTTgacttgggttgcctagactgCTGCTAA
- the LOC122665889 gene encoding uncharacterized mitochondrial protein AtMg00810-like, with amino-acid sequence MTALKPISTPMRLSTSSDSATNVLCSDPTLYRSLVGSLQYLTMTRPDLSFAVNTVCQHMHHPTLSHFRMVKHILRYVSGTLNHGMRILRDSSLDLSAYLDSDWAGCPLTRRSTAGFCTFLGSTCISWSAKKQPTIARSSTEAEYRYRAMASTAAELTWLSFILRDIGVSQSKPATMYCDNISALHLTMNPILHARTKHIEIDYHFVREKVALGSLLTRFIPSS; translated from the coding sequence ATGACTGCTCTCAAACCAATTTCTACTCCAATGAGGCTTTCTACATCCTCCGACTCTGCTACAAATGTTTTGTGTTCTGATCCCACTTTGTATCGCAGTCTGGTGGGATCACTTCAATACCTCACTATGACCAGACCAGACTTGTCGTTTGCTGTGAATACCGTTTGTCAACATATGCATCATCCTACTCTCTCTCACTTCAGGATGGTGAAACACATACTTCGGTATGTCAGTGGTACTCTGAATCATGGAATGCGTATCTTGCGGGATAGTTCCCTTGATCTGTCTGCCTATTTAGATTCGGATTGGGCTGGCTGCCCTCTCACTCGCCGCTCTACAGCTGGGTTTTGTACTTTCTTAGGCTCTACATGTATTTCTTGGAGTGCTAAGAAGCAACCAACAATTGCTCGTTCAAGTACTGAGGCCGAGTATAGGTATAGGGCCATGGCTTCCACAGCTGCTGAGTTGACTTGGCTATCTTTTATTCTTCGAGATATTGGTGTTTCTCAGTCCAAGCCTGCAACCATGTACTGTGACAATATCAGTGCCTTGCATTTAACGATGAATCCTATTTTACATGCTCGGACTAAACATATAGAGATCGATTACCATTTCGTTAGAGAGAAGGTGGCTCTTGGATCACTACTCACTCGGTTTATTCCCTCCTCATAG
- the LOC122663659 gene encoding glutathione S-transferase F12, with amino-acid sequence MVVKVYGPAMAVCPQRVMVCLLEKGVEFELIHVDLDAFEQKRPEFLARQPFGQVPVIEDGDFRLFESRAIIRYIASKYANRGPNLLGNTHEERALVDQWIEVEAHNFNDLVFTSALQLLILPRLGQHGDLTLVDSCKKKLEEVFDVYEKRLLETNYLAGESFTLADLSHLPGIQLMMDKLGMSHLVRGRKNVMAWWEDISNRTSWKKVMKLMG; translated from the exons ATGGTGGTGAAGGTCTATGGTCCTGCTATGGCGGTTTGCCCTCAAAGGGTAATGGTTTGCCTTCTGGAGAAGGGAGTTGAGTTTGAGCTCATCCATGTCGACCTTGATGCCTTCGAGCAAAAACGTCCGGAATTCCTTGCTCGCCAG CCATTTGGGCAAGTTCCTGTGATAGAAGATGGAGATTTCAGACTCTTTG AGTCAAGAGCAATCATAAGATACATTGCATCAAAGTACGCCAACCGTGGCCCTAATCTGTTGGGGAACACACACGAGGAACGAGCTTTGGTCGATCAATGGATTGAAGTTGAAGCACACAACTTCAATGACTTGGTCTTTACTTCAGCATTGCAACTCCTCATCCTTCCAAGGTTGGGACAGCATGGGGACCTGACCTTAGTTGATTCATGTAAGAAAAAGCTTGAGGAAGTGTTTGATGTCTATGAGAAGCGCTTGTTAGAGACCAACTATCTCGCCGGAGAGAGCTTCACACTCGCGGATCTGAGTCACCTTCCCGGCATTCAACTGATGATGGATAAACTCGGAATGAGTCATCTTGTGAGAGGAAGGAAGAATGTTATGGCATGGTGGGAGGATATCTCTAACCGGACTTCTTGGAAGAAAGTAATGAAGCTTATGGGTTGA